In Primulina huaijiensis isolate GDHJ02 chromosome 16, ASM1229523v2, whole genome shotgun sequence, a single genomic region encodes these proteins:
- the LOC140960902 gene encoding alkaline ceramidase-like translates to MTGGVSSFWGPVTSTHEWCEPNYAYSSYIAEYFNTISNVPCIILALIGLVNALRQRFEKRFSVLHISNMILSIGSMLYHATLQRLQQQGDETPMVWEMLLYIYILYSPDWHYRSTMPTFLFLYGAVFAVAHALVHFDIAFKLHYALLCFLCIPRMYKYYIHTEDRSAKRLAKLYVITLLLGTLWWLIDRLLCKKITSWYFNPQGHAFWHFLMGFNSYFANTFLMFCRAHQREWNPEVIYFFRIFPYVKIQKPKSQ, encoded by the exons ATGACTGGTGGAGTATCAAGTTTTTGGGGCCCTGTCACATCAACACACGAGTGGTGTGAACCTAATTATGCTTACTCTTCCTATATCGCTGAGTATTTCAACACCATCTCTAATGTTCCGTGCATCATTTTAGCACTCATTGGTCTCGTGAATGCATTAAGACAACGTTTTGAGAAAAGATTTAGTGTCCTTCACATATCAAATATGATACTTTCCATTGGCAGCATGTTGTATCATGCCACATTGCAGCGGCT GCAACAGCAAGGAGACGAAACACCTATGGTGTGGGAAATGCTCCTTTATATTTACATCCTATACTCTCCAGATTGGCATTATCGGAGCACAATGCCCACTTTCTTGTTTCTCTATGGTGCGGTCTTTGCTGTAGCACATGCACTCGTTCATTTCGACATCGCTTTTAAGCTGCACTATGCACTGCTTTGCTTTCTTTGCATTCCTAGGATGTACAAGTATTATATTCACACAGAAGACAGATCAGCTAAGCGACTTGCAAAGTTGTATGTCATCACTTTACTGCTTGGAACTCTATGGTGGCTGATTGACCGCCTTTTGTGCAAGAAAATCACAAGCTGGTACTTCAATCCTCAGGGCCATGCATTCTGGCACTTTTTGATGGGTTTCAACTCATACTTTGCCAATACGTTTCTGATGTTCTGCCGTGCTCATCAACGGGAATGGAACCCAGAAGTAATATACTTTTTCAGAATTTTTCCCTATGTGAAGATTCAAAAACCAAAGTCCCAATAG